A stretch of the Hydra vulgaris chromosome 09, alternate assembly HydraT2T_AEP genome encodes the following:
- the LOC136085534 gene encoding zinc finger MYM-type protein 1-like, with protein sequence MLKKIKPVTSFFNILSGTNTNFDAGNSQDVSEKLVDILSDQSETSLASLSFDVSNSEVSAVLLPDTHEKDFEMNLSQESSLASNDFVLASNPQLYKAQQDITDVVIVSDDPALWPISFNERERVDIVKKGSTQVKQINFKADKSNCRFNTSFYTRVLANGEEVSRSWLVYSIQNNSVFCFCCKIFPTRKICLLSTEGYSDLKNIGSSLKQHDKSQDHISCMQKWMNMSVNLKSNATIDQNLQRMIENEKKHWRLVLERLFAIVLMLAERSLPFRGHREQLYQPNNGNFLAQVELIAKFDPVMLEHLKRIKNKECFDTYLGNNVQNEIIGLISRRILKTIVSSVQSSKYFSVIMDCTPDVSHKKQLSILLRCVKINQEEVQIEEFLCGFFHITDSTGSGLVETFLNLLAKYNLDLMSCRGQSYDNGANMRGQYKGVQALIKEKNPRALYVPCANHTFNLMVCDAAKSVSIAINFFGTVQRIFTFFAASTVRWDILHSVCKMTVKSLSDTRWESRINSIKVVKDNLVQIIEALYKVADSSSIGVAVSEANGLANEISLYQFILSLTIWHDLLFEINKVSKVMQNPSADISIMIKLVETTKIFLESFRSDESFEAIIKKSEEIAIKLGTEPVFP encoded by the coding sequence atgttaaagaaaattaaaccagtgacaagtttttttaatatattatcagGTACTAACACAAATTTTGATGCAGGTAATTCGCAAGATGTTTCAGAAAAATTGGTAGATATTTTATCAGACCAGTCTGAAACATCTTTAGCGTCTTTATCTTTTGATGTTTCAAATTCTGAAGTTTCTGCTGTCCTATTACCGGACACCcatgaaaaagattttgaaatgaATTTGTCTCAAGAGTCTTCGTTAGCTtctaatgattttgttttagcTTCGAATCCTCAATTGTATAAAGCACAACAAGACATAACTGATGTGGTTATTGTTTCCGACGACCCGGCGTTATGGCCTATTTCGTTTAATGAACGAGAAAGAGtcgatattgttaaaaaaggatCGACTCaggttaaacaaataaattttaaagccGATAAATCGAATTGCAGATTTAATACTAGTTTCTACACGAGAGTTCTTGCTAACGGTGAAGAAGTTTCTAGAAGCTGGCTAGTGTATTCTATACAAAATAACTCGGTATTTTGCttttgttgcaaaatttttCCTACCcgaaaaatatgtttattgtCGACTGAAGGTTATtcagatttgaaaaatataggTTCTAGCTTAAAACAACATGATAAATCTCAGGATCACATTAGCTGTATGCAAAAATGGATGAATATGtcagttaatttaaaatcaaatgcaacaattgatcaaaatttgcaGAGAATGATAGAAAATGAGAAGAAACATTGGCGCTTGGTACTTGAACGTCTTTTTGCTATAGTGCTAATGTTAGCTGAAAGATCATTACCTTTTCGTGGACACCGTGAGCAACTTTATCAGCCTAATAATGGAAACTTCTTGGCACAAGTAGAACTTATTGCAAAATTTGATCCAGTTATGTTAGAGCATCTCaaacgaataaaaaataaagaatgctTTGACACTTATCTTGGAAATAATGTGCAGAATGAAATAATTGGACTTATATCGAGAAGAATACTGAAAACTATCGTATCTTCTGTACagtcatcaaaatatttttctgttatcATGGATTGCACTCCTGATGTAAGTCATAAGAAACAGCTTTCAATTCTTTTGAGATGCGTTAAAATTAATCAGGAAGAAGTACAAATTGAAGAATTTTTGTGTGGTTTTTTTCACATAACTGATAGCACTGGTTCAGGTTtagttgaaacttttttaaatttattagctaAGTATAATTTGGATCTAATGAGTTGTCGCGGGCAATCGTATGATAATGGTGCTAACATGCGAGGGCAATACAAAGGGGTTCAAGCtttaatcaaagaaaaaaatcccAGAGCTCTTTACGTTCCATGTGCTAACCACACATTTAACCTAATGGTATGTGATGCTGCAAAATCAGTATCAAttgcaattaacttttttggtACTGTTCAAcgaatttttacattttttgctgCATCAACCGTTCGATGGGACATACTGCATAGTGTTTGTAAAATGACTGTTAAATCATTATCAGATACGCGTTGGGAAAGCcgaataaatagtataaaagttgtaaaagatAATTTGGTTCAAATTATAGAAGCTTTATACAAAGTTGCAGATTCAAGTTCAATTGGAGTTGCTGTTTCTGAAGCTAACGGTCTTGCAAATGAGATATCCTTATATCAGTTTATACTTTCACTTACAATTTGGCATgatttattgtttgaaattaacAAAGTAAGTAAAGTTATGCAGAATCCCTCGGCAGATATTTCTATTATGATAAAATTGGTGGAAACtacgaaaatttttttagaatcattCAGAAGTGATGAATCATTTGAAgcgattattaaaaaatctgaaGAAATAGCTATAAAATTAGGTACTGAGCCAGTATTCCCTTAA